A portion of the Camelus bactrianus isolate YW-2024 breed Bactrian camel chromosome 25, ASM4877302v1, whole genome shotgun sequence genome contains these proteins:
- the CHRAC1 gene encoding chromatin accessibility complex protein 1 isoform X2 — MADGVAGRDKCGEQRLVSLPLSRIRVIMKSSPEVSSINQEALVLTAKATELFVQYLATYSYRHGSGKEKKALTYSDLSNTAEESETFQFLAGTKSCCCGTSCVHHSQKSLR, encoded by the exons ATGGCGGACGGGGTCGCGGGCAGAGACAAGTGCGGGGAGCAGCGACTCGTGTCGCTGCCTCTGTCCCGTATCCGGGTCATCATGAAGAGCTCCCCCGAGGTGTCCAGCATCAACCAGGAGGCGCTGGTGCTCACGGCCAAGGCCACG gaACTCTTTGTTCAGTATCTAGCCACCTATTCCTACAGACATggcagtggaaaagaaaagaaagcactcACTTACAGTGATCTATCAAATACTGCAGAAGAGTCGGAAACTTTCCAGTTTCTTGCAG GAACGAAGAGTTGCTGTTGCGGAACAAGCTGTGTGCACCACAGTCAAAAGAGCTTGAGGTGA
- the CHRAC1 gene encoding chromatin accessibility complex protein 1 isoform X3 — translation MADGVAGRDKCGEQRLVSLPLSRIRVIMKSSPEVSSINQEALVLTAKATELFVQYLATYSYRHGSGKEKKALTYSDLSNTAEESETFQFLAEPSSTLCSFPAEREHTVPLP, via the exons ATGGCGGACGGGGTCGCGGGCAGAGACAAGTGCGGGGAGCAGCGACTCGTGTCGCTGCCTCTGTCCCGTATCCGGGTCATCATGAAGAGCTCCCCCGAGGTGTCCAGCATCAACCAGGAGGCGCTGGTGCTCACGGCCAAGGCCACG gaACTCTTTGTTCAGTATCTAGCCACCTATTCCTACAGACATggcagtggaaaagaaaagaaagcactcACTTACAGTGATCTATCAAATACTGCAGAAGAGTCGGAAACTTTCCAGTTTCTTGCAG AGCCTTCGAGCACACTGTGTTCTTTCCCGGCAGAGAGAGAGCACACTGTACCTCTGCCATAA
- the CHRAC1 gene encoding chromatin accessibility complex protein 1 isoform X1 — MADGVAGRDKCGEQRLVSLPLSRIRVIMKSSPEVSSINQEALVLTAKATELFVQYLATYSYRHGSGKEKKALTYSDLSNTAEESETFQFLADILPKKILASKYLKMLKEKREDDQEEEKDESDADEAES, encoded by the exons ATGGCGGACGGGGTCGCGGGCAGAGACAAGTGCGGGGAGCAGCGACTCGTGTCGCTGCCTCTGTCCCGTATCCGGGTCATCATGAAGAGCTCCCCCGAGGTGTCCAGCATCAACCAGGAGGCGCTGGTGCTCACGGCCAAGGCCACG gaACTCTTTGTTCAGTATCTAGCCACCTATTCCTACAGACATggcagtggaaaagaaaagaaagcactcACTTACAGTGATCTATCAAATACTGCAGAAGAGTCGGAAACTTTCCAGTTTCTTGCAG ATATATTACCAAAGAAGATTTTAGCTAGTAAATATCTGAAAATGCttaaagagaagagggaagacgaccaggaggaggagaaggatgaGAGTGACGCTGACGAAGCAGAATCCTAA